One genomic window of Roseateles sp. DAIF2 includes the following:
- a CDS encoding integron integrase, whose translation MRPPAASGTTVNLPPLQAVRLLDQLRERIRYLHYSRRTEDSYVFWCRAFIRWHGVRHPAEMGGPEVEAFLSYLAAERGLAPSTHKQALSALLFLYGKVLGINLPWMQEIGRPRALRRLPVVLSVEEVSQLLAQMPPGDHRLLARLLYGTGLRISEALQLRVKDLDFGQRALIVRAGKGGKDRVVMLPQALHAELREQLAGARRIWAADVEAGQAGVEMPYALERKYPRAGSAWTWFWVFPQDHLSTDPRSGVIRRHHLYDQSFQRAFKRALSAAGIARPATPHTLRHCFATHLLQSGSDIRTVQELLGHADVATTMIYTHVLKMGGGAVRSPLDVLPASPALMGSPG comes from the coding sequence CTGCGTCCGCCCGCCGCTTCGGGCACCACCGTCAACCTGCCACCGCTGCAGGCCGTCAGGTTGCTTGACCAACTGCGCGAGCGCATTCGCTATCTGCACTACAGCCGCCGCACCGAGGACAGCTATGTGTTCTGGTGCCGCGCCTTCATTCGCTGGCATGGCGTGCGCCACCCAGCCGAGATGGGCGGGCCGGAGGTCGAGGCCTTCCTGTCCTACCTGGCTGCCGAGCGAGGGCTGGCGCCATCCACCCACAAGCAGGCGCTGTCGGCCCTGCTCTTTCTCTATGGCAAGGTGCTGGGCATCAACCTGCCCTGGATGCAGGAGATCGGTCGGCCCCGTGCCTTGCGGCGGCTGCCCGTGGTGCTGTCGGTCGAAGAGGTGAGCCAGTTGCTGGCGCAGATGCCGCCGGGTGACCATCGCCTGCTGGCACGCCTGCTCTACGGCACGGGCCTGCGCATCAGCGAGGCCTTGCAACTGCGGGTCAAGGACCTGGACTTTGGCCAGCGCGCCCTCATCGTGCGGGCCGGCAAGGGCGGCAAGGACCGGGTGGTGATGCTGCCGCAGGCTCTGCATGCAGAGCTGCGCGAGCAACTGGCCGGGGCTCGCCGCATCTGGGCGGCCGATGTCGAGGCAGGCCAGGCCGGCGTGGAGATGCCGTATGCGCTGGAGCGCAAATACCCCCGGGCCGGCAGCGCCTGGACCTGGTTCTGGGTCTTCCCGCAAGACCACCTCTCCACCGATCCGCGCAGCGGCGTCATCCGCCGTCACCACCTCTACGACCAGAGCTTCCAGCGCGCCTTCAAGCGGGCCCTGTCGGCCGCGGGCATTGCCAGGCCCGCCACACCCCACACCTTGCGCCATTGCTTCGCCACCCATCTGCTGCAAAGCGGCAGCGACATCCGCACCGTGCAGGAACTGCTGGGGCATGCGGACGTGGCCACCACCATGATCTACACCCATGTGCTCAAGATGGGCGGCGGCGCCGTGCGCAGCCCGCTGGATGTGCTGCCGGCCTCGCCTGCGCTGATGGGCTCACCGGGCTGA
- a CDS encoding diguanylate cyclase domain-containing protein: MGQASFDDPHRHDDNATPRGRLHRLVALPARRRQLERLMRAGPYVALGLALLMMWSVVVWFSVVYPQQLTADYKRELSASTRAAATQLDAVLGDAESSLRTVDLWLLTRGQREPLNDASLVQLAETLRDTSRELVDVLLGTRDGRFYRLPSRQAGPPFATLPEADFVGLLSSPDNEGLMLGRPLRLRADGPTYLPLAMRMSAPSGELSLLLAVIDTRKLARLLQPYARGTEGSVAVLRGDGLGLLRHPELPGFVGRNLFEGLKADHAMLRQSSGDFRSSGASTDGLARLASFETLQDSQVKLVVAQGIGATLGDHAQQSQLVLMLSSGITAVALLITWVMSRLQRLARERDAALAATSEASPLGIFRCDAQGQLSYANDTYLRMHGLQQLGPWSWLALLPPEQRAPAREQWREQVRRGQSLNITRRVTLQDGQRRIFAVRTAPQRLQGRIVGSVGTVEDVTERLAQQEAQRTLHAIFDQTPDYICQFDPEGRLIYLNPAGRQRLGLAADASLEGWTYRPFLPAPSEGFLDALPQQALDEGHWVGRTELQDPQGRPVPVSNTVLVHRGRQGEIETVSLLLRDVSQQEQAQHERERSEAMLKAVAEQAPIMIAVLDEQQRGLFFNHAYEQFFNVRREDWIGRLAQDMLDAQDYAQNRPLFEAALAGKSVSQEFSYEAPSFTVLETRYAPLRLEDGRIGGAVWTGRDVTREKQEQARLLDASQTDPLTQLLNRAGFDQRADEQMALARQHNQLLALLYLDLDRFKPVNDQYGHPVGDALLRAVAGRLRHTLRPQDLVARLGGDEFAVLLPQVQAAEAAEAVAAKLVRALAQPFMIDTHEITVGVSVGYCVARGGSGDLETMVAQADERLYEAKRAGRGVYRGGFCG, encoded by the coding sequence ATGGGCCAAGCTTCCTTCGACGATCCGCATCGCCACGACGACAACGCCACGCCACGCGGCCGCCTGCACCGCCTGGTGGCCCTGCCGGCGCGCCGCCGCCAGCTGGAGCGGCTGATGCGCGCCGGGCCCTATGTCGCGCTGGGCCTGGCGCTGCTGATGATGTGGAGCGTGGTCGTCTGGTTCTCGGTGGTCTATCCGCAGCAGCTGACGGCCGACTACAAGCGCGAGCTCAGCGCCTCGACGCGCGCGGCCGCCACCCAGCTCGACGCGGTGCTGGGCGATGCGGAGAGCAGCCTGCGCACCGTCGACCTGTGGCTGCTGACCCGCGGCCAGCGCGAGCCGCTGAACGACGCCTCCCTGGTGCAGCTGGCCGAGACCCTGCGCGACACCTCGCGTGAGCTGGTCGACGTGCTGCTGGGCACGCGCGATGGCCGCTTCTACCGCCTGCCCTCGCGCCAGGCCGGTCCGCCCTTCGCCACCCTGCCCGAGGCGGATTTCGTCGGCCTGCTGAGCTCACCCGACAACGAGGGCCTGATGCTGGGCCGACCGCTGCGCCTGCGCGCCGATGGCCCGACCTACCTGCCACTGGCGATGCGCATGAGCGCGCCCAGCGGCGAGCTGAGCCTGCTGCTGGCGGTGATCGACACCCGCAAGCTGGCCCGGCTGCTGCAGCCCTATGCGCGCGGCACCGAGGGCTCGGTCGCGGTGCTGCGCGGCGATGGCCTGGGGCTTTTGCGCCATCCGGAGCTGCCCGGTTTCGTCGGCCGCAATCTGTTCGAGGGCCTGAAGGCCGACCACGCGATGCTGCGCCAGAGCAGCGGCGATTTCCGCAGCAGCGGCGCGAGCACCGACGGCCTGGCGCGCCTGGCCAGCTTCGAGACCCTGCAGGACTCCCAGGTCAAGCTGGTCGTTGCGCAGGGCATCGGTGCGACCCTGGGCGACCATGCGCAGCAGAGCCAGCTGGTGCTGATGCTGTCCAGCGGCATCACCGCGGTGGCCCTGCTGATCACCTGGGTGATGAGCCGATTGCAGCGCCTGGCGCGCGAGCGCGACGCGGCGCTGGCCGCCACCAGCGAGGCCTCGCCGCTGGGCATCTTCCGCTGCGATGCACAGGGCCAGCTCAGCTATGCCAACGACACCTATCTGCGCATGCATGGCCTGCAGCAGCTGGGGCCCTGGAGCTGGTTGGCGCTGCTGCCGCCCGAGCAGCGCGCACCGGCGCGCGAGCAATGGCGCGAGCAGGTGCGGCGCGGCCAGTCCCTCAACATCACCCGCCGCGTCACCCTGCAGGACGGCCAGCGCCGCATCTTCGCGGTGCGCACCGCGCCGCAGCGGCTGCAGGGCCGCATCGTCGGCTCGGTCGGCACGGTCGAGGACGTCACCGAGCGCCTGGCCCAACAGGAGGCGCAGCGCACCCTGCATGCCATCTTCGACCAGACGCCCGACTACATCTGCCAGTTCGACCCCGAGGGCCGGCTGATCTACCTGAACCCGGCCGGCCGCCAGCGCCTGGGCCTGGCGGCGGACGCTTCGCTGGAGGGCTGGACCTACCGCCCCTTCCTGCCCGCGCCGAGCGAGGGCTTTCTGGACGCGCTGCCGCAGCAGGCGCTGGACGAGGGTCACTGGGTCGGCCGCACCGAGCTGCAGGACCCGCAGGGCCGGCCGGTGCCGGTCTCCAACACCGTGCTGGTGCACCGCGGCCGGCAGGGCGAGATCGAGACCGTCTCGCTGCTGCTGCGCGACGTCTCCCAGCAGGAACAAGCGCAGCATGAGCGCGAGCGCAGCGAGGCGATGCTGAAGGCGGTGGCCGAGCAGGCGCCGATCATGATCGCGGTGCTGGACGAGCAGCAGCGCGGTCTGTTCTTCAACCATGCCTACGAACAGTTCTTCAATGTGCGGCGCGAGGACTGGATCGGTCGCCTGGCCCAGGACATGCTCGACGCCCAGGACTATGCGCAGAACCGGCCGCTGTTCGAGGCCGCCCTGGCGGGCAAAAGCGTCAGCCAGGAGTTCAGCTACGAGGCGCCCAGCTTCACGGTGCTGGAGACCCGCTATGCGCCGCTGCGCCTGGAGGACGGCCGCATCGGCGGCGCGGTCTGGACCGGCCGCGACGTCACGCGCGAGAAGCAGGAGCAGGCCCGCCTGCTGGACGCCTCGCAGACCGATCCGCTGACCCAGCTGCTGAACCGCGCCGGCTTCGATCAGCGCGCCGACGAGCAGATGGCGCTAGCGCGCCAGCACAACCAGCTGCTGGCCCTGCTCTACCTGGACCTGGACCGCTTCAAGCCGGTCAACGACCAGTACGGCCATCCGGTCGGCGACGCGCTGCTGCGTGCGGTGGCCGGCCGGCTGCGCCACACGCTGCGGCCGCAGGACCTGGTGGCGCGCCTGGGCGGCGACGAGTTCGCGGTGCTGCTGCCGCAGGTACAGGCGGCGGAGGCCGCCGAGGCGGTGGCGGCCAAGCTGGTGCGCGCGCTGGCCCAGCCCTTCATGATCGACACGCACGAGATCACGGTCGGCGTCAGCGTCGGCTACTGCGTCGCGCGCGGCGGCTCGGGCGACCTGGAGACCATGGTCGCGCAGGCCGACGAGCGGCTCTACGAGGCCAAGCGCGCCGGCCGCGGCGTCTACCGCGGCGGTTTCTGCGGCTGA
- a CDS encoding VOC family protein encodes MLSDTTSVTTMLPVIDLARARAFYEGRLGLTPGGLKPDGKFVYLVGGSTLALFPKPEGTKADHTAISFRVDDIEASIAALKRAGVVFEDYDFPGLKTVNHVCVLGAEKAAWFKDTEGNYLCLHEDLPAG; translated from the coding sequence ATGCTGTCCGACACCACCTCCGTCACGACCATGCTGCCGGTCATCGACCTGGCCCGCGCGCGCGCCTTCTACGAGGGCCGCCTGGGCCTCACACCCGGCGGCCTGAAGCCGGACGGCAAGTTCGTCTACCTGGTCGGCGGCAGCACCCTGGCGCTGTTCCCCAAGCCCGAGGGCACCAAGGCCGACCACACCGCGATCAGCTTCCGGGTCGACGACATCGAGGCCAGCATCGCGGCGCTCAAGCGCGCCGGCGTGGTCTTCGAGGACTACGACTTCCCGGGCCTGAAGACCGTCAACCATGTCTGCGTGCTGGGCGCTGAAAAGGCCGCCTGGTTCAAGGACACCGAGGGCAACTACCTCTGCCTGCACGAGGATCTGCCGGCCGGCTGA
- a CDS encoding porin family protein: MKKIIALAIVAALSTAAQAEGFYVGTDVGQTRFKAEDTTFKSNGVNLYGGYLLNDNVSFEAGWRSLGSDTQFGDKLKGSALQASVLLSAPLSNSFSLFGRLGVSRVESKVTGPGLNEKDSETKGLVGFGARYAINKQIGLRAEFQKPHPDVKLISVGVDYRF, encoded by the coding sequence ATGAAGAAAATCATCGCCCTGGCCATCGTCGCCGCCCTGTCCACCGCCGCTCAAGCCGAGGGTTTCTACGTCGGTACCGACGTGGGTCAGACCCGCTTCAAGGCCGAAGACACGACCTTCAAGAGCAACGGCGTGAATCTGTACGGCGGCTACCTGCTGAACGACAACGTGTCGTTCGAAGCCGGCTGGCGCAGCCTGGGCAGCGACACCCAGTTCGGCGACAAGCTGAAGGGTTCGGCCCTGCAAGCCTCGGTGCTGCTGAGCGCCCCCCTGAGCAACAGCTTCAGCCTGTTCGGCCGCCTTGGCGTGAGCCGCGTCGAATCCAAGGTGACCGGCCCCGGCCTGAACGAGAAGGACAGCGAGACCAAGGGCCTGGTGGGCTTCGGTGCCCGCTACGCCATCAACAAGCAGATCGGCCTGCGCGCCGAGTTCCAGAAGCCTCATCCCGATGTCAAGCTGATCTCGGTCGGCGTCGACTACCGCTTCTAA
- a CDS encoding IS110 family transposase — MERKSSTLFVGLDVHKDSIDIAVADAPRDAEIRHVASIKGDLASLDKALRRLISQGQVLHIVYEAGPCGFVIWRHLSAQGLHCEVVAPSSIPRAPADRIKTDRRDAMLLARLARSGDLAVVRVPDGVDEAVRDLVRAREDAVREQRNGRHRLKALLLRNGIPYTGKTSWTAAHLRWLSTVKLAHAAQQIAFQEYLHAITEASARIARLEQALREALPDWHLLPVVQALQALRGVQLIAAITLVAELQDFLRFESPRQLMAYLGLVPSERSSGPKRRQGAITKAGNSAARRMLVEVAWHYRADPRVSPVIATRQDGLPPAVTDIAWKAQLRLSAKFKRLCARRLLKTKAVVAVARELAGFVWAIGREVQLSGWQGVKPSAGATAH; from the coding sequence ATGGAGCGCAAATCTAGCACCCTGTTCGTCGGTTTGGACGTCCACAAGGACAGTATCGACATCGCCGTGGCGGATGCACCGCGCGATGCTGAGATTCGGCATGTCGCCAGCATCAAGGGCGACCTCGCTTCGCTGGACAAGGCGCTGCGTCGACTCATCAGCCAGGGCCAGGTCTTGCACATCGTCTACGAGGCTGGTCCCTGCGGCTTCGTCATCTGGCGCCACCTCAGCGCTCAGGGCCTGCACTGCGAGGTGGTAGCCCCTTCGTCGATTCCGCGCGCCCCTGCAGACCGGATCAAGACCGACCGGCGCGACGCCATGTTGCTGGCCCGTCTAGCCCGCTCAGGCGACCTGGCCGTGGTGCGCGTTCCCGATGGAGTGGACGAAGCCGTGCGCGACTTGGTACGCGCTCGCGAGGATGCCGTGCGCGAGCAGCGCAACGGGCGCCACCGCCTGAAGGCCTTGCTGCTGCGCAATGGCATCCCCTACACGGGCAAGACCTCCTGGACCGCCGCCCACCTGCGCTGGCTGTCCACCGTCAAACTCGCACATGCGGCTCAGCAGATCGCCTTCCAGGAGTACCTGCATGCGATCACCGAGGCTAGCGCACGCATCGCCCGGCTGGAGCAGGCCCTGCGGGAGGCGCTGCCCGACTGGCACCTGTTGCCCGTCGTGCAGGCCCTACAGGCCTTGCGAGGCGTGCAGCTGATTGCCGCCATCACGCTGGTCGCCGAACTGCAGGACTTCCTGCGCTTCGAGTCCCCGCGCCAGCTGATGGCCTACCTGGGCCTTGTGCCCAGCGAACGCAGCTCCGGCCCCAAGCGCCGCCAGGGCGCCATCACCAAGGCCGGCAACTCAGCTGCGCGGCGCATGCTCGTCGAGGTGGCTTGGCACTACCGGGCCGATCCCCGCGTGAGCCCCGTCATCGCCACGCGCCAGGACGGGTTACCGCCCGCCGTGACCGATATCGCCTGGAAGGCGCAGCTGCGGCTGAGCGCCAAGTTCAAGCGCCTGTGCGCGCGCCGCCTGCTCAAGACCAAGGCGGTGGTGGCGGTGGCGCGCGAGTTGGCTGGCTTCGTCTGGGCCATCGGGCGCGAGGTGCAGCTCTCGGGCTGGCAGGGCGTCAAACCCAGTGCAGGCGCCACGGCGCATTGA
- a CDS encoding aminotransferase class III-fold pyridoxal phosphate-dependent enzyme codes for MDETLPPALLSFYAIAAVALAGLLPKAKRRFELSRAKHRSLAGHSRIAKRIAALVPGYAYDEARFFAADVAPDEVAQRRRQGFHALARALAEAHPRSIAATDAARAGISDLQFTGAYRVPFQFSPYLRQHLKLGSFVAATDGPWIVDLDGQRWLDLAGSYGVNLFGHEFYKACMAEGSARVAGLGPLLGAYHPLVAENVARLRRISGLDEVSFHMSGTEAVMQAVRLARYHTGRSHLVRFCGAYHGWWEDVQPGPGNPQPPRDTYTLKDMDAKSLQVLRTRKDIACVLVNPLQALHPNSGAPGDSSLVDSSRRAGGTERAAYAAWLRELRQVCTERGIPLIFDEVFVGFRLAPGGAQQYYGVQADLVTYGKTLGGGLPVGVLCGKAALMKRFREDRPADLCFARGTFNSHPHVMGAMAAFLDRLDSPAVQALYEGLDERQDARAARLNAALAEAGVPVRVANLSSIWTVTYTEPSRYNWMLQFYLRRQGLWLSWVGTGRFIFSLDYDEALFDQVLTRFVAAARAMAADGWWWRREGLSNKGIKRQLLREMLAERLG; via the coding sequence ATGGACGAGACCCTGCCCCCCGCCCTCCTGTCCTTTTATGCCATCGCCGCCGTGGCCCTGGCCGGCCTGCTGCCCAAGGCCAAGCGCCGGTTCGAGCTGTCGCGCGCCAAGCACCGCTCGCTGGCCGGCCATTCGCGCATCGCCAAGCGCATCGCCGCCCTGGTGCCGGGCTATGCCTACGACGAGGCGCGCTTCTTCGCCGCCGACGTGGCGCCGGACGAGGTGGCGCAGCGCCGCCGCCAGGGCTTCCACGCGCTGGCGCGGGCGCTGGCCGAGGCGCATCCGCGCTCGATCGCCGCCACCGACGCGGCGCGCGCCGGCATCTCCGACCTGCAGTTCACCGGCGCCTACCGCGTGCCCTTCCAGTTCAGCCCCTATCTGCGTCAGCACCTGAAGCTGGGCAGCTTCGTCGCCGCCACCGACGGCCCCTGGATCGTCGACCTGGACGGCCAGCGCTGGCTGGACCTGGCGGGCAGCTACGGCGTCAACCTGTTCGGCCATGAGTTCTACAAGGCCTGCATGGCCGAGGGCAGCGCGCGCGTCGCGGGCCTGGGCCCGCTGCTGGGCGCCTATCACCCGCTGGTGGCCGAGAACGTGGCGCGGCTGCGCCGGATCTCGGGGCTGGACGAGGTGAGCTTTCACATGTCCGGCACCGAGGCGGTGATGCAGGCGGTGCGCCTGGCCCGCTATCACACCGGGCGCAGCCATCTGGTGCGCTTTTGCGGCGCCTATCACGGCTGGTGGGAGGATGTGCAGCCCGGCCCCGGCAACCCGCAGCCGCCGCGCGACACCTACACCCTGAAGGACATGGACGCGAAGAGCCTGCAGGTGCTGCGCACCCGCAAGGACATCGCCTGCGTGCTGGTCAATCCGCTGCAGGCACTGCATCCCAACAGCGGCGCGCCGGGCGATTCCTCGCTGGTCGACAGCTCGCGCCGCGCCGGCGGCACCGAGCGCGCGGCCTATGCGGCCTGGCTGCGCGAGCTGCGCCAGGTCTGCACCGAGCGCGGCATCCCGCTGATCTTCGACGAGGTGTTCGTCGGCTTCCGCCTCGCGCCGGGCGGCGCCCAGCAGTACTACGGCGTGCAAGCCGACCTGGTCACCTATGGCAAGACCCTGGGCGGCGGCCTGCCGGTCGGCGTGCTGTGCGGCAAGGCAGCGCTGATGAAACGCTTCCGCGAGGACCGCCCCGCCGACCTGTGCTTCGCGCGCGGCACCTTCAACAGCCATCCCCATGTGATGGGGGCGATGGCCGCCTTCCTGGACCGCCTCGACAGCCCCGCGGTGCAAGCGCTCTACGAAGGCCTGGACGAGCGCCAGGACGCGCGCGCCGCCCGGCTCAACGCCGCATTGGCCGAGGCCGGCGTGCCGGTGCGGGTGGCCAACCTCTCGTCGATCTGGACCGTCACCTACACCGAACCCTCGCGCTACAACTGGATGCTGCAGTTCTACCTGCGCCGCCAGGGCCTGTGGCTGTCCTGGGTCGGCACCGGCCGCTTCATCTTCAGCCTCGACTACGACGAGGCCCTGTTCGACCAGGTGCTCACCCGCTTCGTCGCCGCCGCCCGCGCGATGGCGGCGGACGGCTGGTGGTGGCGCCGCGAGGGCTTGAGCAACAAGGGCATCAAGCGGCAGTTGCTGAGGGAGATGTTGGCGGAGCGGCTGGGTTGA
- a CDS encoding DoxX family protein, protein MAITHQDALAKLILRLSLGLLTLLHGIGKLVGGPGFILGLMSKHGLPEALGYLVYVGEVLAPLLLIAGLWTRAAALVIAVNMLVAIALVHAGQLFELSKSGGWALELQGFFLFTALALMFSGAGRYSLGGSAGRWN, encoded by the coding sequence ATGGCCATCACGCACCAAGACGCCCTCGCCAAACTGATCCTGCGCCTGAGCCTGGGCCTGCTGACCCTGCTGCATGGCATCGGCAAGCTGGTCGGCGGCCCCGGCTTCATCCTCGGCCTGATGTCCAAGCATGGGCTGCCCGAGGCCCTGGGCTATCTCGTCTATGTCGGCGAGGTGCTGGCGCCGCTCTTGCTGATCGCCGGCCTGTGGACCCGCGCCGCGGCGCTGGTGATCGCGGTCAATATGCTGGTCGCGATCGCGCTGGTGCATGCGGGCCAGCTGTTCGAGCTGAGCAAGAGCGGCGGCTGGGCGCTGGAGCTGCAGGGCTTCTTCCTGTTCACCGCGCTCGCCTTGATGTTCAGCGGCGCCGGGCGCTACAGCCTGGGCGGCAGCGCGGGCCGCTGGAACTAG
- a CDS encoding IS1182 family transposase: MPRYKPQVRGAMFLPVVLSEQLVPGSFAFALNLLVDEELDLSALDARFRNEEVGASAYDPRVLLKIVLLGYSRGLVSSRQLERACEHDIQFIAISGDSHPSHAQLAKFVSGLGPQIKALFHQVLLTCDAQGLIGRELFAIDGVKLPANASKERSGTHAELLHRARRLEKAAEKIVSLHQAQDSRTGTPGDEALQARRQQRVDALRREAQRTREFLRTTTPRRNRKGQELKTNITDPDSAKMATSKGVIQGYAAQAAVDARHQVIIAADITGSGSEQAMLLPMVEQARPFADAQTLVTADAGYHSDVNVQALHAQGRPALIADTQMRQRDERFKDHAQHKAQPDPLYDKQATGQGKPSIKHFGPSDFRFDPKARTAICPAGQTLRSSGAIYQVGKGQRREDFKARPEDCQGCALRTQCLRHPERTAARKVSLFHARELDPNDPSQRMRRAIDSPQGRALYSRRIATVEPVFANLRHNKRLSRFTLRGAAKVGAQWQLFCLVHNIEKLAHSGWRR; encoded by the coding sequence ATGCCGCGCTACAAGCCTCAGGTCCGAGGTGCGATGTTCCTGCCGGTGGTGCTGTCGGAGCAGCTGGTGCCGGGCAGCTTTGCCTTTGCGCTGAACCTGCTGGTGGATGAGGAGCTGGACCTCTCGGCGCTGGACGCGCGCTTTCGCAACGAAGAGGTGGGCGCCAGCGCCTACGACCCGCGCGTGCTGCTCAAGATCGTGCTGCTGGGCTACAGCCGCGGCCTGGTGTCGAGCCGGCAACTGGAGCGGGCCTGCGAGCATGACATCCAGTTCATCGCGATCAGCGGGGACAGCCACCCCAGCCATGCGCAACTGGCCAAATTCGTCAGCGGCCTGGGGCCGCAGATCAAGGCGCTGTTCCATCAGGTGCTGCTGACCTGCGATGCGCAGGGCTTGATCGGTCGAGAGCTGTTCGCCATCGACGGCGTGAAGCTGCCGGCCAACGCCAGCAAGGAGCGCAGCGGCACGCATGCGGAATTGCTCCACCGGGCGCGCCGGCTGGAGAAGGCGGCCGAGAAGATCGTGAGCCTGCACCAGGCGCAGGACAGCCGCACCGGGACGCCCGGCGATGAAGCACTGCAGGCGCGCCGCCAGCAGCGTGTGGACGCCCTGCGCCGCGAGGCCCAGCGCACGCGAGAGTTCCTGCGCACCACGACGCCGCGGCGTAACCGCAAGGGCCAGGAGCTCAAGACCAACATCACCGATCCTGACAGCGCCAAGATGGCCACCAGCAAGGGCGTGATCCAGGGCTATGCGGCCCAGGCCGCGGTGGACGCGCGGCACCAGGTCATCATCGCGGCGGACATCACTGGCTCCGGCTCGGAGCAGGCCATGCTGCTGCCCATGGTGGAGCAGGCACGGCCCTTCGCTGACGCGCAGACACTCGTCACGGCAGACGCTGGCTACCACAGCGATGTCAACGTGCAGGCCCTGCACGCGCAAGGCAGGCCCGCGCTGATTGCCGACACGCAGATGCGCCAGCGCGATGAACGCTTCAAGGACCACGCTCAGCACAAAGCCCAGCCCGACCCGCTCTACGACAAGCAGGCCACCGGGCAGGGCAAACCATCGATCAAGCACTTCGGGCCGAGCGACTTCCGATTTGATCCAAAGGCCAGGACGGCGATCTGCCCGGCCGGCCAGACGCTGCGCAGCAGCGGGGCGATCTACCAGGTGGGCAAGGGCCAGCGGCGCGAAGACTTCAAGGCCAGGCCCGAGGATTGCCAAGGCTGCGCGCTGCGCACCCAGTGCCTGCGCCACCCCGAACGCACAGCTGCACGCAAGGTCTCGCTGTTCCACGCCAGAGAGCTCGACCCGAACGATCCGAGTCAGCGCATGCGCCGGGCCATCGACAGCCCGCAGGGGCGAGCGTTGTACAGCCGGCGCATCGCCACGGTGGAGCCGGTGTTCGCCAACCTGCGGCACAACAAGCGGCTGAGCCGCTTCACGCTGCGCGGCGCGGCCAAGGTGGGGGCACAGTGGCAGTTGTTCTGCCTGGTGCACAACATCGAGAAGTTGGCGCACAGCGGCTGGAGGCGGTGA
- the asd gene encoding archaetidylserine decarboxylase (Phosphatidylserine decarboxylase is synthesized as a single chain precursor. Generation of the pyruvoyl active site from a Ser is coupled to cleavage of a Gly-Ser bond between the larger (beta) and smaller (alpha chains). It is an integral membrane protein.), whose translation MKRAAMLMRDRLLQQEDLNFLLTNRIPRLALTRLVGWYSRIESPLLARFSIAVWRLFTRLDLGEAKRQRFSSLQDCFTRELKEGARPLASEPGALLSPCDAIVGACGAVERGQVFQAKGFPYSVGELFGDAARAAPFLGGQFVTLRLTSAMYHRFHAPADLTIEHVTHIAGDTWNVNPIALKRVERLFCRNERAAIHARLAEDGRPIALVAVAAILVASLRLHCLDLLLHVDYPGPHELPVDASAQKGQELGWFQQGSTIIVFLPPGFALAVASGQHIRMGEVLARA comes from the coding sequence ATGAAGCGTGCCGCGATGCTGATGCGCGATCGCCTGCTGCAGCAGGAGGATCTGAACTTCCTGCTGACCAACCGCATCCCGCGGCTGGCGCTGACCCGCCTGGTCGGCTGGTACAGCCGCATCGAGAGCCCGCTGCTGGCGCGCTTCTCGATCGCGGTCTGGCGCCTGTTCACGCGGCTGGACCTGGGCGAGGCCAAGCGGCAGCGCTTCAGCAGCCTGCAGGACTGCTTCACCCGCGAGCTGAAGGAGGGCGCGCGGCCGCTGGCGAGCGAGCCCGGCGCGCTGCTGAGCCCCTGCGACGCGATCGTGGGCGCCTGCGGCGCGGTGGAGCGCGGCCAGGTGTTCCAGGCCAAGGGCTTTCCATACTCGGTCGGCGAGCTGTTCGGCGATGCGGCGCGCGCCGCACCCTTCCTGGGCGGGCAGTTCGTCACCCTGCGCCTGACCTCGGCGATGTACCACCGCTTCCATGCGCCGGCCGATCTGACGATCGAGCATGTGACCCATATCGCCGGCGACACCTGGAACGTCAACCCGATCGCGCTGAAGCGGGTCGAGCGCCTGTTCTGCCGCAACGAGCGCGCCGCGATCCATGCGCGGCTGGCCGAGGACGGCCGGCCGATCGCGCTGGTGGCGGTGGCCGCGATCCTGGTCGCCAGCCTGCGCCTGCATTGCCTGGACCTGCTGCTGCATGTCGACTACCCGGGCCCGCATGAGCTGCCGGTCGATGCGAGCGCGCAGAAGGGCCAGGAGCTGGGCTGGTTCCAGCAGGGATCGACCATCATCGTGTTCCTGCCGCCGGGCTTCGCGCTGGCGGTGGCCAGCGGGCAGCACATCAGGATGGGGGAAGTGCTGGCCAGGGCATAG